The Agaribacterium sp. ZY112 genome includes the window TTTTATCAAAGGCATCACGACCATCGAGTGCCATTTCTATCTCTTTAACACCCATATCCTCTAATAAACCACATAAAAGCTCGGCGGAGCTTTCGTCGTCGTCAGCAACAAGAATGCGTGCGTTATTTAGCGTTAACGATGAGCGCTTAGGTTTATTGGTAACTGGTGGTGAAATGACTTCTTTAGCTGTACTGGTTTTGCTCGTCGCCGCAAGTTTTTTCATTGCTGATTCAAGAACACCTAGGTTTTGGCTGTGTTCTTTGCGCTGTTCGGGCTCTAAGCTTGCGTTTTCTAGGGTTTTCTTTAACCAGGCTCGGCGCTGGGTTAAGGTGCTGATAACCAGCTTGTTTTCCTGAGCGCTTAGCATTGGGCTCTCCTTAATGATTAACTAAAAATAAGTATAGAGCCTGACTCTGAGAGTGCTTGCTTTGTCGTTATAATGGCGCGATAAATTGCAGGCTAAAATCCTGTTGTATCGAGGTCTCTGAAGGTGTTCAGTTTGAAAGGGATCACGTCACATACCACATTGGAGAACTAGATGAGTACGATTGAACAAGCGATACATGCAAAGGTCGAGGCCGAACTAACACCAACGCATATGCTTATTGAAAATGAGAGTCATATGCACAGTGGCCCTGCGACAGAAAGCCATTTTAAGCTTACTTGTGTGAGTCTCGCATTTGAGGGCTTAAATCGAGTTAAGCGTCATCAGAAGGTGTACGCACTGCTCGGCGCTGAGTTCGATCAAGGTCTGCATGCTTTAGCTTTACATCTTTTTAGCCCCGAAGAGTGGGCTTTAAAACAAACAGTACCGGCGAGTCCAACTTGTCAGGGCGGTAGCTAGTTTTTACAACTTGTTTTGGTTAATACTTGAACAGTCTTGAGTGCCTATGTAAAATCGCGCGCCTTTGACTCTCTCTACGCGGAAAATAGATGACAGCTCGTACGACCGACGCCCCCATTGTGGTTGCTGCTTTATATAAATTTGTAGCATTGCCTAATTATCAAGAGCTCCGGCAGCCTCTATTAGTTTTTTGTGAGCAGCAGGAGATTAAGGGCTCTCTACTGCTCGCTAATGAAGGTATTAACGGCACTGTATCGGGTACTCGCACATCGATAGATGCTTTGCTGGCTTACCTAAAGGCCGATGAGCGTTTGTCTGATATTGAGCACAAGGAGAGCTTTGAAGAAGAGCAGCCTTTTTATCGTATGAAGGTGAAGCTTAAAAAAGAAATTGTGACGATGGGGGTTGAAGGTATCGATCCGTTGCAGGTTGTAGGTACCTATGTCGAAGCCAAGGATTGGAATAAGTTAATAGCGGACCCTGAGGTGGTCTTAGTGGATACTCGCAATGACTATGAATACGAGCTGGGTACCTTTGAGGGGGCTTTAAATCCTGATACGAAGAGCTTTCGTGAGTTTCCCGAGTACGTCGCCAACACATTAGACCCACAAAAACACAAAAAAGTAGCTATGTTTTGTACCGGTGGGATTCGCTGCGAGAAGTCCACTGCTTATATGAAAGAGCAGGGCTTCGAAGAGGTGTATCACTTAAAGGGCGGAATTCTAAAGTACTTAGAAGAAGTTCCCGAAGAGCAAACAAGCTGGAAGGGGGAGTGTTTTGTCTTTGACAATCGAGTCTCTGTCAATCACCAGCTTGAAAAAGGTGAGTGGGATTTGTGTCATGGCTGTCGTTTTCCTATTCGTGAAGAAGATAAACTCAGTGAGCATTATGAGGCTGGAGTATGTTGCCCACGTTGTCACGACGTATTGAGTGATGAGCAAAAAGGGCGATTTCGTGAGCGTCAAAAGCAAATGAAGCTGGCTGAAGAGCGTGGACAGGTGCATATCGGTAGCCCTAGCTCTCAGCGCCAGCGTAACGATTCTTAGATCTTTCTGGGTTTTAGCTAAAGAGCGTTAACTCAAGTCGCTTAAATCCTAACTCTCTGATTTTCCAGCTACACTGAAGCGTAAGACTTACAACGGATCGGTTTTGCGCTTCACCGAATCAGGGAATGAATAAAACCCGCCTCATACGAACACAGCACACCCTGCTTGCCTTAACAGGAGCCTTCTTGTTGAGCGCGGTGCTTATCTTTGCACACTTCTCTGGCCAAAGCCTACTTTCAAGCTCTGTACTTGGCTTGGTATTTGTTGGCTTTTGGGTGGTTAATATAGCCATTGTCGCGGCCGTGATTAGTGGTTTTTCTGAATACTTTAGTGACCCCTCTTTAAGCATGGTTCAGATGTTATGGGCTTCGAGCGTTTGCCTTTTGAGTATGCTGGTGATGCCACGCTACGCTTATCTTGTTTATTTTATGTTGTTTTTAACTGCGATCTTTGGTGTTTTTAGGCTTAAGGCTACGGCGTTTATCGCTTACTCGCTGTTTTTGTCTTTGGGCTTAGGCCTTGTTTTATATACCCAATTCTACTTTTCGATAACCGACTTGTCTGGAGCGGAGCTTGCTCTGACTTGGTCTGTATACGCAGTTTGTTTGTTTATCTTGACTATGCTTTGTTATTCCATGGCAGCACTCAGAGCCAAGCTGCGGCGGCGTAATGCGGAGTTGTATGATGCGGTAGAAGCTCGCAGTCAGTTTTTGGCAAATATGAGCCATGAAATACGCACGCCCATGAATGGGATTATTGGCATGCTCGATTTATTGGATCGTGGCCGTCTCAATAGTGTAGAGCGCAATTACCTTAATGTTGCTCGTTCGAGTAGCCACACTTTAGTGGCTTTAATCAATGACATATTGGATTACTCTAAGATAACAGCGGGCAAAATAGACTTTGACCTTAAAGCCTGCAATATAAAAAAGTTGATCTTTTCTCAATGCCAAGCCTTTTACTTTATGGCCCAACAAAAGGGCTTGGCTTTTGTTTTAGATATTGATCCAAATTTGCCCGATAGTTTTTTATTGGATGAACTTCGTATCAGGCAGTTACTAAATAACATTATTGGTAATGCCTTAAAGTTTACTTCTTCCGGTGTCATAGAGGTGCATGTAAATCTAGGGCAGAGTAGTGAGGCGCTAGAGCTTTTAGAAATACGAGTTAAAGATACCGGCATAGGTATTTCAGAGCAGGCTCAGAAAAAGATTTTTGATAGTTTTTCTCAAGCGGATTCAAGTACCACTCGCAAGTTTGGTGGTACGGGTTTGGGCTTGGCTATATCTAAGCACTTAAGTGAAGCGATGGGCGGCTCGTTAAATGTTAATAGTGAACTTGATAAAGGCAGTGAGTTTATTATTTCCTTGTACGCGGAGGTTGCGGATAAGCAGGCTTCTTTACCTGGTGTGCTCACTGGGCGACGAGTTTTATTGGTCGATGAGCTAGCTGCTCGTAGCCAAGCGCTATCTCGCTTATTAGATTTTTTAGGTGTTAAGTGCGAAGTGTGTGCTGATATTGCCAATGTAGGCAGACTTACTCAGTTAGCTGCCGAGTTTAGACCGGATATTGTGATTGTGTACGCGCGGCACTTAAGTGATGAGCAACAGGCGATATTGCTTAATTTTCGACGTTTAGCGGCCTTTAAATATTTAAAGCTGGTTTTATGCGCTGAAAAACTACCTGAGCACCCACTTTTTACTGGATGTAGTTTGCTGCAAGAGCCATATTCAATAGTAGATCTTTTTAATACTTTAGCCGTTGATCAAAAGTTAAGCGTTAGTGATCAGCAAGAAGCATCAACCCATCCGCAACAAGAGCCGGCTACTGAAACTAGGAGCGAAGTAATGCAAAAAGTATTATTGGTTGAAGATAATTTAACCAATCAGGAGGTTGCCACCATGTTATTGGAAGATTGTGAGGTTGATGTGGTAATTGCCAATAACGGTGCAGAAGCAATCGATATCTTAAAGAAAAATGACACGGAATTCGCTATGGTGTTTATGGACTGTCAAATGCCCGTGATGGATGGCTTTGCAGCCACACAAGCAATACGAGAAGGGCAGGCCGGTGAGCATTGTAAAGGCATTGCGATTGTTGCGATGACTGCCAACGCGTTAGCAGGAGATAGAGAGCGCTGCTTGGATGCCGGTATGGATGATTACACAACCAAACCTATTGCTTTTGAGTCCGTGGAAGAAAAACTAGAGCAGTGGTTAAACAAGCGCAGGACTTGAATTTTACGCTTTAGGCCATATCAAAAGTGCTTGTCTTATGCGAGCACTCCGTATGTCCGAGAACATTGTTACTGTTTCACCTGAGAACGCACAGCGCTATTTAATTGATGAGAGTCGCCAGCGTCTTGTTATTGTCGATTTCTGGGCTCCTTGGTGTGCGCCCTGTAAAGTCTTATTACCCATCTTAGAAAAACTGGCTGATGAATACGCAGGCCAGCTCTTACTCGCCAAAGTAAATGCCGATGAACAGCAAGCTATTGTTGCTCAGTTTGGTGTGCGCAGTTTACCTACGGTTATGCTCATGCGAGATGGGCAGCCGATTGATGGCTTTGCCGGTGCAAAAACAGAAGCTGAGTTAAGAGAGCTTATTGATAAGCATCTTCCTAAAGCCTGGGAGTTAGATTGGCAGCGAGCTAAGTCGCTTCTTGCGGAGGATGTCGATGCTGCTGGTGTGATGCCAGAAGCAATGAGCTTATTAAAAACAGCTTACGTTGATTCAGGTCAGCGTGCAGATATCGCATTCGATTATTGTCGCTGCTTGCTTGTAGAACAGCGCCTACAGCAAGCGCAAGAGATACTTGATGCAGTGACATTGGCGGATCAAAACTCCGATTATCAGCAACTTAAAGCTCAGCTTGATTTGGCATTAGAAGCGGGTAGGGCACCGGAGCTGACTTTATTAGAGCAAGAGCTTAAAGATAGCCCCGATGATGTGGCGCTGGCTGTGAAGCTCGCCGTGCAATACGCACAGCACAAGCACGAAGAAGACGCCTTGGCGTTACTTTATGCATATCTTCAGCAAGATTTAAATGCGCTGGATGGCGAGCTTAGAAAGAGCTTTAGCGATATCTTGGCCAGTCTTGCTAAAGGCGATGCACTGGCAACGCGCTATCAGCGAAAGTTCTACACGCTATTGTATTGATATCAAATAATAGACCGCCGTGAATGGCTACTAGCAAGCCGCGTTTGCTGGCATAATGCGGCACAAATTTATGGGCTCTGAGCTGAACTGGCTCGAGCAATTGCTCAAACCGAGGACTCTATGCAAGATCTAGTCAAACCCCTAAACCCTAATTTTTCTTCTGGCCCGTGTAGCAAACGTCCAGGTTACGATCTTGCTAGTTTGCGTACCGATGTATTAGGGCGCTCTCACCGTTCTGCTTTAGGTAAAAAAGTACTTGAAGAAGCGTGTGTTAAAACAGCCGAGCTTCTTGGTCTTCCTGAAGGTTATCGTGTGGGTATTGTGCCTGCATCGGATACTGGTGCGGTAGAAATGGCTTTGTGGTCACTTCTTGGTCAGCGCGGTGTTGATGTGATGGCTTGGGAGAGTTTTGGCTCAGGTTGGGTTGGCGATATCACCAAGCAATTAAAGCTTGACGATGTGCGTGTGATGGAAGCGGATTACGGCGTATTGCCAGATTTAAATGCGGTTGATTGCAATCGCGATGTTGTTTTTACTTGGAACGGCACAACCTCGGGTGTAAAAGTACCTAACGGCGATTGGATTGCCGATGATCGTGAAGGTTTAACCATCTGTGATGCAACCTCAGCCGTATTTGCTATGGAAATGCCGTGGGAAAAACTCGATGTTGTGACTTACAGCTGGCAGAAAGTGCTCGGTGGTGAAGGTGCTCACGGTGTCATTATTCTTAGCCCTCGTGCTGTAGAGCGTCTTGAGACTTACACTCCGGCTTGGCCTTTACCTAAAATTTTCCGCCTAACCAAAGGCGGTAAGTTAATTGAAGGTGTGTTTAAAGGTGCCACCATCAATACGCCTTCTATGCTGGCTGTAGTGGATTACCTAGATGCACTGAATTGGGTTGAAAGTATTGGTGGCGTTAACGCTACGATTGAGCGCTCGAATCAGAGCTTGGCCTTCATTGAAAAATTTGTTGCAGAGAACGATTGGATTGATTTCCTTGCGAAAGAAGCCAACACCATTTCTAACACCAGTGTGTGTTTATGTGTGGATACTTCACCTGAGAATGTTAAAGCCATGGTGAAGTTACTTGATAGCGAAGGCGTTGCTTACGATATCGGCGCTTACCGCGATGCGCCCCCAGGTATTCGTATTTGGTGTGGTGCTACGGTTGAACCATCGGATGTGGAGAAACTACTTCCTTGGATGGCTAAAGCTTACCAACAAGTTACTGCATAAGCGTCTTTAAATTACGGAACTGAAACTATGTATAAAATCCGAACTTACAACGCGATTTCTGATAAAGGTCTAAGTCGCTTTCCGGCCGCTTCTTATGAAGTTGGTGCCGATATCCCTGATGCGCAAGGCGTAGTGCTTCGCAGCCAAAAACTACATGAAGAACAGCTTCCTGAGAGTGTTCTTGCTGTTGCTCGCGCAGGTGCTGGTGTGAATAACATTCCTGTTGCCGATTATACAGGACAGGGTATTGTTGTTTTTAATACTCCGGGAGCCAATGCCAATGCGGTAAAAGAGCTCGTTCTTGCGGGTATGTTATTAAGCTCTCGAGGGATTCTTGAGGGGCGCACTTATGTTGAAGGTCTTGGTGACATAAGCGATGCCGGTGAAATGAGCAAGTTACTTGAGAAGCAGAAGAAGCAATTTGCCGGCTCTGAGCTTATGGGTAAAACCTTAGGCATTGTTGGTTTGGGCGCGATTGGCTCAATGATTGCCAACGCAGCGCTTGCATTGGGTATGCGTGTTGTTGGTTATGATCCTGCTCTGAGTGTTGATGCTGCATGGCGTTTATCTAGCCAAGTAGAGCGTAAAGAAAGCTTGCAAGCTCTGTTGGGTGATGTTGATTATTTAAGTCTTCATGTGCCTGCAATTGAAGCGACTCGCAACTTAATTAATGAAGACGCTTTAAAGTTAATGAAGCCTACTGCAGCGATTCTTAATTTTGCTCGCGATGCTATTGTTGATGCCGATGCAGTTGTTGCGGCATTAGATGCAGGTGCTTTGCGCCAGTATATTTGTGACTTCCCTATGCCTAATCTAATCGGTCATAGCAAGGTGGTAGCCCTTCCTCATATTGGCGCTTCAACTGCGGAAGCTGAAGAAAATTGTGCGGTTATGGCTGTTGATCAGTTGCGTGATTTTCTTGAGAACGGGAATATCAAAAATTCGGTGAATTTCCCTGAAACAAATATGCCGCGTACTCCAGGTGCTTGTCGTATTTGTTTTACCAACGAAAACGTTAGCGGCGTATTGGGTAATGTTTTGACTGTGTTGGCAGGTAAGGACGTTAATGTCATTGATATGGTTAATAAGAGTCGTAATGACGTTGCTTACAATATTCTTGATATTGAAGGTACGCCGTCGTTTGAAGCGATTGAAGCGATTCGTTCTGCTGAGCACGTGAGCTCTGTTCGAGTGATCTAGCTCTTAGGCTTAATCAAAAAAAGCCGAGCTTTAGCTCGGCTTTTTTGTTTCTGTGTACAAGGTTTTATTTTCAAGTTTGTTTGGGTTCGTACGAAAATCTGAATTAAAAGTCAGTTAATGTAACAAACCCGAAAAAGCTATTCTTGAATAAAGTTGAAGCGGTCGGCGTTCCACTCCCAGGTACTGCTAGAAGAACCAGAGCTGATGATGCGAATGGTATGCTGACCCGCGCTTATAGGAATAAGAGCGTTGGGGCTTAGCTTAACGAAATTATCCCAACTACCATTATTAGGAACAAGTTCTCGAAGGTAGGATGTTCCATCAACAAGAACTTCAATGGCAGTACCTTCTTGAGTTGTACCTAGCCATGCTTCAAAGCGGTAATTACCTGCTTGAGCTACGTTGACTTTGTAGTCGGCCCAGTCGCCACGTTGGTTGAAGTTAATGGCCTCGATCCCGTTAGCACTGTAAGTTTCGAAGCCGCCATAGCTGCCGCCGGTGTTGTTAAACGCTTCGGCTTCTAAGCTAAACTCGGCATTGATCGGTTGGTTGTTGCTGGCTTCAAATTCAATCCAGTTAATATTAAAACCACCACCGTTCATTTCTAGGCGCAACACTTTATTAACACCACCGCTTAGAGTGACGTTATCTAGGCTTACGGTTTTCCAGTTTTGCCAGCCGCCAGTTCCTTCAAAGCTAATATTGCCAAGTGTTTGACCATCTAGCTTAATATCTACGGACTTTCCGCCACTGTTGCCTTGTGCCGCAATACGTAATTTAATGTTGTAGGTACCGCTAGTGACAGCCGCAAGGGTGTATTCGAGCCACTCGTTATTAGCAATCCAGCCTACGTTATAGCCACCATCGCTGCTTGTTTGTATATCAACGCGGGAGCTAGAGCGATATTCGTTACCTGCATTGCCATTGGTACTGTCTGAATAAGCAATATTTTGACCGCCAAGATCAAAGTCTTCCGCTTGAATAAGGCCAGGGATCGTTAAGCTTTGGTAAGCACTTTGCTCTGGATCAGGGGCTGTAGTCGGTGACGGGCTTGGGCTTGGCAGGATTGGATCCGCACCAACATAGTGGTAATAAGAAACATCGTTAGTGGTGTTGTTTTTAGGGTTTCTTTTGTAGGCATTATGGTTGGTTTGCCAAACATAGTTATTGTCAAAAACAACCGAGTCTCTATCAATGAC containing:
- a CDS encoding 3-phosphoglycerate dehydrogenase family protein; translation: MYKIRTYNAISDKGLSRFPAASYEVGADIPDAQGVVLRSQKLHEEQLPESVLAVARAGAGVNNIPVADYTGQGIVVFNTPGANANAVKELVLAGMLLSSRGILEGRTYVEGLGDISDAGEMSKLLEKQKKQFAGSELMGKTLGIVGLGAIGSMIANAALALGMRVVGYDPALSVDAAWRLSSQVERKESLQALLGDVDYLSLHVPAIEATRNLINEDALKLMKPTAAILNFARDAIVDADAVVAALDAGALRQYICDFPMPNLIGHSKVVALPHIGASTAEAEENCAVMAVDQLRDFLENGNIKNSVNFPETNMPRTPGACRICFTNENVSGVLGNVLTVLAGKDVNVIDMVNKSRNDVAYNILDIEGTPSFEAIEAIRSAEHVSSVRVI
- a CDS encoding response regulator, with the translated sequence MLSAQENKLVISTLTQRRAWLKKTLENASLEPEQRKEHSQNLGVLESAMKKLAATSKTSTAKEVISPPVTNKPKRSSLTLNNARILVADDDESSAELLCGLLEDMGVKEIEMALDGRDAFDKIKRAEPPYDFVFCDWDMPELSGMEVYQKAKASNTLHDAHFCMVTSVTEAKKIREAIQGGVNDYIVKPVDGSKLEEKIKASIEARNTAT
- a CDS encoding ATP-binding protein yields the protein MNKTRLIRTQHTLLALTGAFLLSAVLIFAHFSGQSLLSSSVLGLVFVGFWVVNIAIVAAVISGFSEYFSDPSLSMVQMLWASSVCLLSMLVMPRYAYLVYFMLFLTAIFGVFRLKATAFIAYSLFLSLGLGLVLYTQFYFSITDLSGAELALTWSVYAVCLFILTMLCYSMAALRAKLRRRNAELYDAVEARSQFLANMSHEIRTPMNGIIGMLDLLDRGRLNSVERNYLNVARSSSHTLVALINDILDYSKITAGKIDFDLKACNIKKLIFSQCQAFYFMAQQKGLAFVLDIDPNLPDSFLLDELRIRQLLNNIIGNALKFTSSGVIEVHVNLGQSSEALELLEIRVKDTGIGISEQAQKKIFDSFSQADSSTTRKFGGTGLGLAISKHLSEAMGGSLNVNSELDKGSEFIISLYAEVADKQASLPGVLTGRRVLLVDELAARSQALSRLLDFLGVKCEVCADIANVGRLTQLAAEFRPDIVIVYARHLSDEQQAILLNFRRLAAFKYLKLVLCAEKLPEHPLFTGCSLLQEPYSIVDLFNTLAVDQKLSVSDQQEASTHPQQEPATETRSEVMQKVLLVEDNLTNQEVATMLLEDCEVDVVIANNGAEAIDILKKNDTEFAMVFMDCQMPVMDGFAATQAIREGQAGEHCKGIAIVAMTANALAGDRERCLDAGMDDYTTKPIAFESVEEKLEQWLNKRRT
- the trxA gene encoding thioredoxin, translated to MRALRMSENIVTVSPENAQRYLIDESRQRLVIVDFWAPWCAPCKVLLPILEKLADEYAGQLLLAKVNADEQQAIVAQFGVRSLPTVMLMRDGQPIDGFAGAKTEAELRELIDKHLPKAWELDWQRAKSLLAEDVDAAGVMPEAMSLLKTAYVDSGQRADIAFDYCRCLLVEQRLQQAQEILDAVTLADQNSDYQQLKAQLDLALEAGRAPELTLLEQELKDSPDDVALAVKLAVQYAQHKHEEDALALLYAYLQQDLNALDGELRKSFSDILASLAKGDALATRYQRKFYTLLY
- a CDS encoding rhodanese-related sulfurtransferase; translation: MTARTTDAPIVVAALYKFVALPNYQELRQPLLVFCEQQEIKGSLLLANEGINGTVSGTRTSIDALLAYLKADERLSDIEHKESFEEEQPFYRMKVKLKKEIVTMGVEGIDPLQVVGTYVEAKDWNKLIADPEVVLVDTRNDYEYELGTFEGALNPDTKSFREFPEYVANTLDPQKHKKVAMFCTGGIRCEKSTAYMKEQGFEEVYHLKGGILKYLEEVPEEQTSWKGECFVFDNRVSVNHQLEKGEWDLCHGCRFPIREEDKLSEHYEAGVCCPRCHDVLSDEQKGRFRERQKQMKLAEERGQVHIGSPSSQRQRNDS
- a CDS encoding BolA family protein; this encodes MSTIEQAIHAKVEAELTPTHMLIENESHMHSGPATESHFKLTCVSLAFEGLNRVKRHQKVYALLGAEFDQGLHALALHLFSPEEWALKQTVPASPTCQGGS
- a CDS encoding phosphoserine transaminase, with amino-acid sequence MQDLVKPLNPNFSSGPCSKRPGYDLASLRTDVLGRSHRSALGKKVLEEACVKTAELLGLPEGYRVGIVPASDTGAVEMALWSLLGQRGVDVMAWESFGSGWVGDITKQLKLDDVRVMEADYGVLPDLNAVDCNRDVVFTWNGTTSGVKVPNGDWIADDREGLTICDATSAVFAMEMPWEKLDVVTYSWQKVLGGEGAHGVIILSPRAVERLETYTPAWPLPKIFRLTKGGKLIEGVFKGATINTPSMLAVVDYLDALNWVESIGGVNATIERSNQSLAFIEKFVAENDWIDFLAKEANTISNTSVCLCVDTSPENVKAMVKLLDSEGVAYDIGAYRDAPPGIRIWCGATVEPSDVEKLLPWMAKAYQQVTA